One segment of Olsenella uli DSM 7084 DNA contains the following:
- the uvrA gene encoding excinuclease ABC subunit UvrA — protein MASESIVIRGAREHNLRDIDVTIPRDKLVVITGLSGSGKSSLAFDTIYAEGQRRYVESLSSYARMFLGQMDKPDLDSIDGLSPAVSIDQKTTSRNPRSTVGTVTEIYDYLRLLFARIGVPHCPECGRPIARQTTDQVADKVLAAGQGRRAYVLAPVVLGRKGEYAKLFEDLKKEGFSRVRVDGEVRELEGEIKLDKKYKHTIEVVVDRIVIRENSLGRIAEAVEQATKLASGRVSFYLLPGRSEGEGGKGELLRYSLALACPEHGHSIDDLQPRDFSFNAPYGACPDCDGLGVRRVVDAEALIEDPNLSVAGGVFGPIFGRSNYYPQIFSAVCRHLGESDETSWNKLKKRTRAALLDGLGETKVRVDYHTRDGRDTHWFTKFSGIRSILFEKYQETTSETMRAHFEKFIREVPCPSCHGARLKPEYLAVTVGERNIQEVCDLSCKDALAFFEGLTLTERQHLIGAPIVKEVIARLRFMVNVGLDYLTLSRAAATLSGGEAQRIRLATQIGAGLMGVLYILDEPSIGLHQRDNDRLIETLRRLRDQGNTVIVVEHDEDTIRAADYVIDMGPGAGELGGDIVAAGTPADIMANPDSLTGAYLTGRRAISLPESRRNPRRGALRITGACANNLKGVSAKVEYGTLTVVTGVSGSGKSSLVTNTLAPALTNEVQRSKRLVGPYRKLEGIVDGDGTRLIDKVIDIDQSPIGRTPRSNPATYIGLWDDLRNLFASTPESRARGYNPGRFSFNVSGGRCEACKGDGQIKIEMNFLPDIYVPCEVCGGKRYNRETLEVTYHGKTISDVLDMTVTEALAFFSSIPRVKNKLQTLYDVGLGYIHLGQSATTLSGGEAQRVKLAKELHRQQTGKTFYILDEPTTGLHFEDVRMLVEVLEKLVDAGNTVLVIEHNLDVIKMADRVIDLGPEGGEGGGTIVAYGTPEKVAGVEGSYTGRYLARVLARDHERARMAEAGR, from the coding sequence ATGGCATCAGAATCCATTGTCATTCGCGGCGCGCGCGAGCACAACCTGCGCGACATTGATGTCACTATTCCGCGTGACAAGCTAGTCGTGATCACGGGCCTCTCGGGCTCCGGCAAGTCCAGTCTCGCCTTCGACACCATCTACGCCGAGGGGCAGCGCCGCTATGTGGAGTCTCTCTCCAGCTACGCCCGCATGTTCCTGGGCCAGATGGACAAGCCCGACCTCGACTCCATCGACGGCCTCTCCCCGGCCGTCTCCATCGACCAGAAGACCACGTCGAGAAACCCGCGCTCCACGGTGGGTACCGTCACGGAGATCTACGACTACCTGCGCCTGCTCTTCGCCCGCATCGGGGTGCCGCACTGCCCTGAGTGCGGGCGGCCCATCGCGCGCCAGACCACCGACCAGGTGGCCGACAAGGTCCTCGCAGCGGGGCAGGGGCGGCGCGCCTACGTGCTCGCCCCCGTCGTGCTCGGTCGCAAGGGCGAGTACGCCAAGCTCTTCGAGGACCTCAAGAAGGAGGGCTTCAGCCGCGTGCGTGTGGATGGGGAGGTCCGCGAGCTCGAGGGTGAGATCAAGCTCGATAAGAAGTACAAGCACACCATCGAGGTTGTCGTCGACCGCATCGTGATCCGCGAGAACTCGCTCGGCCGCATAGCCGAGGCCGTGGAGCAGGCGACGAAGCTCGCCAGCGGTCGCGTGAGCTTCTACCTGCTGCCCGGTCGCAGCGAGGGGGAGGGGGGCAAGGGCGAGCTCCTGCGGTACTCGCTCGCGCTGGCCTGTCCCGAGCACGGCCACTCCATCGACGACCTGCAGCCGCGCGACTTCTCCTTCAACGCCCCCTATGGCGCCTGCCCCGACTGCGACGGCCTGGGCGTGCGCCGCGTCGTGGATGCCGAGGCCCTGATCGAGGACCCCAACCTCTCCGTCGCAGGGGGCGTCTTCGGGCCCATATTCGGGCGCTCGAACTACTACCCGCAGATCTTCTCCGCGGTCTGCAGGCACCTGGGCGAGTCCGACGAGACTTCCTGGAACAAGCTCAAGAAGAGGACGCGGGCGGCGCTGCTCGATGGCCTGGGCGAGACGAAGGTCCGCGTGGACTACCACACCCGCGACGGCCGTGACACCCACTGGTTCACCAAGTTCTCCGGCATCCGCTCGATCCTGTTCGAGAAGTACCAGGAGACCACGTCCGAGACCATGCGCGCCCACTTCGAGAAGTTCATCCGCGAGGTCCCGTGCCCCAGCTGCCATGGCGCGCGCCTGAAGCCGGAGTACCTTGCGGTCACGGTGGGGGAGAGGAACATCCAGGAGGTCTGCGACCTTTCCTGCAAGGACGCCCTCGCGTTCTTCGAGGGCCTCACCCTCACCGAGCGCCAGCACCTCATCGGCGCCCCCATCGTCAAGGAGGTCATCGCCCGCCTGCGCTTCATGGTGAACGTCGGCCTGGACTACCTCACGCTCAGCCGCGCCGCTGCCACGCTCTCCGGTGGCGAGGCCCAGCGCATCCGCCTGGCCACCCAGATCGGCGCGGGGCTCATGGGCGTCCTCTACATCCTGGACGAGCCCTCCATAGGCCTGCACCAGCGTGACAACGACCGCCTGATCGAGACCCTCAGGCGCCTGCGCGACCAGGGCAACACCGTCATCGTGGTCGAGCACGACGAGGACACCATCCGTGCGGCCGACTACGTGATCGACATGGGGCCCGGTGCCGGAGAGCTGGGCGGCGACATCGTGGCTGCCGGCACGCCGGCGGACATCATGGCCAACCCGGACTCGCTGACCGGCGCCTACCTCACGGGCCGCAGGGCCATCTCCCTGCCCGAGAGTCGTCGCAACCCCCGGCGTGGGGCCCTCAGGATCACGGGGGCCTGCGCCAACAACCTCAAGGGCGTCTCCGCCAAGGTCGAGTACGGCACCCTCACGGTCGTGACGGGGGTGTCGGGATCGGGCAAGTCGTCGCTGGTGACCAACACGCTCGCCCCCGCGCTCACCAACGAGGTCCAGCGCTCCAAGCGCCTGGTGGGGCCCTACAGGAAGCTCGAGGGCATCGTGGACGGCGATGGCACCAGGCTCATCGACAAGGTCATCGACATCGACCAGAGCCCCATCGGCCGCACGCCGCGCTCCAATCCCGCCACCTACATCGGCCTCTGGGATGACCTGCGCAACCTCTTCGCCTCCACGCCGGAGTCGCGCGCACGCGGCTACAACCCGGGGCGCTTCTCGTTCAACGTCTCCGGCGGGCGCTGCGAGGCCTGCAAGGGCGACGGTCAGATCAAGATAGAGATGAACTTCCTGCCGGACATCTACGTCCCCTGCGAGGTGTGCGGGGGCAAGCGCTACAACCGCGAGACGCTCGAGGTCACCTATCATGGAAAGACCATCTCTGACGTGCTGGACATGACCGTGACCGAGGCGCTCGCGTTCTTCTCGAGCATACCCCGCGTCAAGAACAAGCTACAGACCCTCTATGACGTGGGCTTGGGCTACATCCATCTGGGGCAGAGCGCCACCACGCTCTCGGGCGGCGAGGCCCAGCGCGTGAAGCTCGCCAAGGAGCTGCACCGCCAGCAGACGGGCAAGACCTTCTACATCCTGGACGAGCCCACGACGGGACTGCACTTCGAGGACGTCCGCATGCTGGTCGAGGTGCTCGAGAAGCTCGTCGACGCCGGCAACACCGTGCTCGTGATCGAGCATAACCTCGACGTCATCAAGATGGCGGACCGCGTCATCGATCTGGGACCCGAGGGCGGCGAGGGCGGCGGCACCATCGTCGCCTACGGGACGCCGGAGAAGGTCGCCGGGGTCGAGGGGTCCTACACGGGCAGGTACCTGGCGCGCGTTCTGGCCCGCGACCACGAGCGCGCCCGCATGGCGGAGGCGGGACGCTAG